A region of Micromonospora chokoriensis DNA encodes the following proteins:
- a CDS encoding helix-turn-helix domain-containing protein has translation MTEETEVTDCPDGTGEADLGRALRALRRRADLSQRELAERSGVPQPTLARIESGRAADPRFRTVERLVTAAGGEVAVGVSTAPAVTGPTPVPHDDMRDKAGRRYPAHLDVWPVHEPRDWPGAWWAEWYRLPPQRYPLPLPPAAYELNRRYRDNRRWGDEVRRTAQVRRLVGDLPATCWRYVAELPDGQLVGELRAHERSPHLEHGEWHPGEAEREMVLDGVLVDPRYRRLGLGRRLVTALLTDMRGAGVEDVAALAEGAGIDLLLACGFKIEARRPAALRLGRPGRQSYE, from the coding sequence GTGACCGAGGAGACCGAGGTGACCGACTGCCCGGATGGAACCGGCGAGGCTGATCTCGGCCGAGCTCTCCGAGCGCTGCGCCGTCGCGCCGATCTCAGCCAACGGGAGTTGGCCGAGAGGTCCGGGGTGCCGCAGCCGACGCTGGCACGGATCGAGTCGGGGCGCGCTGCCGATCCCCGCTTCCGGACGGTGGAGCGGCTCGTCACGGCAGCGGGTGGGGAGGTTGCCGTCGGCGTGTCGACGGCCCCTGCCGTCACCGGGCCGACCCCGGTTCCGCACGACGACATGCGGGACAAGGCCGGGAGGCGGTACCCGGCCCACCTGGACGTCTGGCCGGTGCACGAGCCTCGGGACTGGCCGGGTGCCTGGTGGGCGGAGTGGTACAGGCTGCCGCCCCAGCGGTATCCGCTTCCGCTGCCACCGGCGGCGTACGAGCTGAACCGCCGTTACCGCGACAACCGGCGGTGGGGTGATGAGGTTCGTCGGACGGCCCAGGTCCGCCGACTGGTCGGCGATCTGCCGGCCACCTGCTGGCGGTACGTCGCCGAGTTGCCCGACGGGCAGTTGGTCGGGGAACTGCGGGCCCATGAGCGCAGTCCCCACCTTGAGCACGGGGAATGGCACCCCGGTGAGGCCGAGCGCGAGATGGTGCTCGACGGCGTGCTCGTCGACCCCCGGTACCGGCGGCTGGGGCTCGGGCGTCGGCTGGTCACGGCCCTACTCACCGACATGCGTGGGGCGGGTGTCGAGGATGTGGCGGCGCTGGCCGAGGGTGCGGGCATCGACCTGCTGCTGGCGTGCGGCTTCAAGATCGAGGCCCGGCGTCCCGCCGCGTTGCGGTTGGGCCGTCCCGGGCGGCAGAGCTACGAGTGA
- a CDS encoding 1,4-dihydroxy-6-naphthoate synthase: MALSLAISPCPNDTFVFHALVHGRVPGAPPVEVTYADVDVTNTAAERGAFDLVKVSFAALPWLLDDYHLLPCGGALGRGCGPLVLTRGDRTDLTGATVAVPGDRTTAYLLFRLWSAGQPPARIEVVPFHEIMPGVAAGRYDAGLVIHEARFTYHRHGLSALVDLGEWWEADTGLPIPLGAILARRGAIDPEAAAGWVRESVRQAWADPAASREYVLAHAQEMELDVVDRHIGLYVNEFTADLGEAGFAAVAALLDRAATAGLVPQTSSSRATAWTS, encoded by the coding sequence GTGGCGCTCTCCCTGGCGATCTCGCCCTGCCCCAACGACACGTTCGTCTTCCACGCGCTGGTGCACGGACGAGTTCCCGGCGCACCGCCGGTCGAGGTGACCTACGCGGACGTGGACGTCACCAACACGGCGGCCGAGCGGGGCGCCTTCGACCTGGTCAAGGTCAGCTTCGCGGCGCTGCCCTGGCTGCTCGACGACTACCACCTGCTGCCCTGCGGTGGCGCACTCGGTCGTGGCTGTGGCCCGCTGGTGCTGACCAGGGGCGACCGCACCGACCTGACCGGCGCGACGGTGGCGGTGCCGGGCGACCGAACCACCGCGTATCTGCTGTTCCGGCTCTGGTCGGCCGGGCAGCCGCCGGCCCGGATCGAGGTGGTTCCGTTCCACGAGATCATGCCGGGCGTCGCGGCCGGGCGTTACGACGCTGGGCTGGTCATCCACGAGGCCCGGTTCACCTACCACCGGCACGGTCTGAGCGCGCTCGTCGACCTCGGCGAGTGGTGGGAGGCCGACACCGGCCTGCCCATTCCACTCGGTGCGATCCTGGCCCGACGCGGTGCGATCGACCCGGAGGCCGCAGCGGGCTGGGTCCGCGAGTCCGTCCGGCAGGCGTGGGCCGACCCGGCCGCCAGCCGGGAGTACGTGTTGGCGCACGCCCAGGAGATGGAACTCGACGTGGTGGACCGGCACATCGGCCTCTACGTCAACGAGTTCACCGCGGACCTGGGCGAGGCCGGCTTCGCCGCGGTGGCGGCACTGCTCGACCGGGCCGCCACCGCCGGCCTGGTGCCTCAGACCTCCAGCTCGCGCGCCACAGCGTGGACCAGCTGA
- a CDS encoding cold-shock protein, with the protein MPTGRVKWYDTAKGYGFVTSDEGGDVFLPKGALPAGVTDLKGGQRVDFSVVDSRRGAQAMGVKLLDAPPSMAELRRRPAEELHGLVEDMIKVLEAKVQPDLRRGRYPDKKTAQKIAQLVHAVARELEV; encoded by the coding sequence GTGCCTACGGGTCGAGTGAAGTGGTACGACACGGCCAAGGGATACGGCTTCGTCACGAGTGACGAGGGCGGGGACGTGTTCCTGCCCAAGGGGGCGTTGCCGGCGGGTGTCACCGACCTCAAGGGTGGCCAACGGGTCGACTTCAGCGTGGTGGACAGCCGCCGGGGCGCACAGGCCATGGGAGTCAAGCTGCTCGACGCGCCGCCGTCGATGGCGGAGTTGCGCCGTCGACCGGCCGAGGAGCTGCACGGCCTGGTCGAAGACATGATCAAGGTGCTGGAGGCGAAGGTCCAGCCCGACCTGCGTCGGGGCCGGTACCCGGACAAGAAGACCGCCCAGAAGATCGCTCAGCTGGTCCACGCTGTGGCGCGCGAGCTGGAGGTCTGA
- a CDS encoding HAD family hydrolase: protein MPALTVGFDLDMTLVDSRPGIAAAYRALTAKTGVPIDAELAVSRLGPPLRTEIAHWFPPEQVESAVLVYRELYPAYAITPTLLLPGARESIDAIRARGGRVLVVTSKIGRLARLHLDHLGLEVDELAGDLFAEQKATALREHGATHYVGDHVADMVAAAAAGVPGIGVATGPCSRDELRSAGAEVVLDRLTEFPAALDGMIQLALEQ from the coding sequence ATGCCCGCCCTGACCGTCGGATTCGATCTCGACATGACCCTGGTCGACTCCCGCCCCGGCATCGCCGCGGCGTACCGCGCGCTGACCGCGAAGACCGGTGTGCCGATCGACGCCGAGCTGGCGGTGTCCCGCCTCGGACCGCCGCTGCGCACCGAGATCGCGCACTGGTTCCCACCGGAGCAGGTCGAGTCGGCCGTGCTCGTGTACCGCGAGCTGTACCCGGCGTACGCGATCACCCCGACGCTCCTGCTACCCGGCGCGCGGGAGTCCATCGACGCGATCCGTGCGCGGGGTGGGCGGGTGCTGGTCGTCACATCCAAGATCGGCCGGCTGGCCCGGTTGCACCTGGACCACCTCGGTCTCGAGGTCGACGAGTTGGCCGGTGACCTGTTCGCCGAGCAGAAGGCGACCGCCCTGCGCGAGCACGGCGCCACCCACTACGTCGGTGACCATGTGGCGGACATGGTGGCGGCGGCAGCGGCCGGGGTGCCCGGCATCGGGGTCGCGACCGGCCCGTGCTCGCGGGATGAGCTGCGCTCGGCCGGGGCGGAAGTGGTGCTGGACCGGCTCACCGAATTCCCAGCGGCACTCGACGGCATGATCCAGCTAGCCTTGGAGCAGTAG
- a CDS encoding helicase-associated domain-containing protein: protein MTTSLADHLRSLPDESLAALLALRPDLVVPVPADVSALAIRAQSRVSVARALDGLDQFTLQILDAARLTRNPDDGTTATDAVLAMATSGPHPPAPTAVRAAVGRLRALFLLYGPEHALEVVPAVDEVAPYPAGLGRPAAELDPRTAALCADPAKLRRTLLAAPPSARAILDRLAAGPPVGSVPPGALQAPPLGAEDPVLSDPTNGGAPTGSPVRWLVDNRLLVPVTTGSSTAGGTVELPREVGLLLRRDSGPLGPLRTSPPPVAGAPREPKAVDSAGAGQTMEVVRNAEGLLEQLADEPAPVLRSGGIGVRDLRRLARTAGLDEPTTALLLEVAYAAGLLGELETPGAATGRYGVDQQVLPTGGYEVWRAASLAQRWEQLARAWLTMTRQVGLVGRRDDRDRPITALSSEAERASAPGVRRAVLGVLADLEPATAPTPDEVQALLDWRAPRRSRGRDAAHREVLAEAAQLGVTGLGALTSYGRLLLGDLTSTDERGGEDPLGVHADVESGDPSSTARALDALLPAPVDHFLVQADLTVVVPGPPEPALAAELEAMTELESAGGASVHRVTTSSVRRALDTGYTADDLHDVFRRRSRTPVPQGLTYLVDDVARKHGGLRVGLSGAYLRSDDETLLSEVLADRRLESLALRRLAPTVLCTQYQVGRLLGALRDAGYAPVQEDGTGGTVLARPRIRRAPARVSVTTRSLDPLTAPKLPMPRLLGVVEHIRRGEAAARAARRAPAVVRGGAAGLGGGPVPAHAHSDALAVLQQAVRDKALVWVGYVDAHGATASRLVKPVSIGAGYLRAEDERTEMLHTFALHRITAAVLAD from the coding sequence ATGACCACCTCACTCGCCGACCACCTGCGGTCGCTGCCCGACGAGTCACTGGCCGCGCTCCTTGCGCTGCGGCCCGACCTCGTCGTGCCCGTGCCGGCCGACGTCTCCGCCCTGGCCATCCGAGCCCAGTCCCGGGTCTCGGTGGCGCGCGCGCTGGACGGGCTGGACCAGTTCACCCTTCAGATCCTCGACGCCGCCCGCCTCACCCGGAACCCGGACGACGGCACCACGGCCACCGACGCCGTCCTGGCCATGGCGACCTCCGGGCCGCATCCGCCGGCTCCGACGGCCGTCCGGGCGGCGGTGGGTCGGCTGCGCGCGCTCTTTCTGCTGTACGGCCCGGAGCACGCGCTGGAGGTGGTGCCCGCCGTCGACGAAGTCGCCCCGTACCCCGCTGGGCTCGGCCGGCCGGCCGCGGAGCTGGACCCGCGCACGGCCGCGCTCTGCGCGGACCCGGCGAAACTGCGTCGGACGCTGCTCGCCGCCCCGCCGTCGGCCCGGGCGATCCTGGACCGGCTGGCTGCCGGCCCGCCGGTGGGCAGTGTGCCCCCGGGCGCGTTACAGGCACCACCGCTCGGCGCGGAGGACCCGGTGCTCTCCGACCCGACCAACGGTGGCGCACCGACCGGCTCCCCGGTGCGGTGGCTCGTCGACAACCGGCTGCTGGTCCCCGTGACCACCGGATCGTCGACGGCCGGCGGCACGGTGGAACTGCCCCGCGAGGTCGGGTTGCTGCTGCGCCGCGACAGTGGCCCTCTCGGCCCGCTGCGCACCAGCCCGCCGCCGGTCGCCGGCGCGCCACGCGAACCGAAGGCCGTCGACTCGGCCGGCGCCGGGCAGACGATGGAGGTGGTCCGGAACGCCGAAGGGCTGCTGGAGCAGCTCGCCGACGAACCCGCGCCGGTGCTGCGCTCGGGCGGCATCGGGGTACGGGACCTGCGGCGGTTGGCGCGCACCGCCGGGCTGGACGAGCCGACGACCGCCCTGCTGCTGGAGGTGGCGTACGCGGCGGGGCTCCTCGGCGAGTTGGAGACGCCGGGTGCGGCCACCGGCCGGTACGGGGTCGATCAGCAGGTGCTGCCGACCGGCGGGTACGAGGTGTGGCGGGCCGCCTCACTGGCCCAGCGCTGGGAGCAGTTGGCCCGGGCCTGGCTGACCATGACCCGGCAGGTGGGGCTGGTCGGCCGCCGGGACGACCGGGACCGACCGATCACCGCGCTGTCCTCCGAAGCCGAACGGGCGAGTGCTCCGGGCGTCCGGAGGGCCGTTCTCGGTGTGCTCGCCGACCTGGAGCCGGCCACCGCACCCACCCCCGACGAGGTGCAGGCCCTGCTCGACTGGCGGGCGCCACGACGCAGCCGGGGCCGGGACGCCGCGCACCGGGAGGTGCTGGCCGAGGCCGCGCAGTTGGGTGTCACCGGGCTGGGTGCGCTCACGTCGTACGGTCGGCTGCTGCTGGGTGACCTGACGTCGACCGACGAGCGCGGCGGGGAGGATCCGCTGGGCGTGCACGCGGACGTCGAGAGCGGCGACCCGTCGAGCACCGCCCGGGCGTTGGACGCGCTGCTGCCCGCACCGGTCGACCACTTCCTGGTGCAGGCCGACCTGACGGTGGTGGTGCCCGGCCCACCCGAACCGGCGCTCGCCGCCGAGTTGGAGGCGATGACCGAGTTGGAGTCGGCCGGCGGGGCCAGCGTGCACCGGGTCACCACGTCGAGCGTGCGGCGTGCGCTGGATACCGGCTACACGGCCGACGACCTGCACGACGTGTTCCGGCGGCGGTCGCGTACCCCGGTGCCGCAGGGCCTCACCTACCTGGTGGACGACGTGGCCCGCAAGCACGGCGGGCTGCGGGTCGGTCTGTCCGGGGCGTACCTGCGCAGCGACGACGAGACCCTGCTCAGCGAGGTGCTGGCCGACCGTCGGCTGGAGTCGTTGGCGCTGCGCCGGCTCGCGCCGACGGTGCTGTGCACGCAGTACCAGGTGGGTCGGTTGCTGGGTGCGCTGCGCGACGCCGGGTACGCCCCGGTGCAGGAGGACGGCACCGGCGGGACGGTGCTGGCCCGGCCACGGATCCGGCGGGCCCCGGCCCGGGTGTCGGTGACCACCCGGTCACTCGACCCGCTGACCGCTCCGAAGCTGCCCATGCCACGGCTGCTCGGTGTGGTGGAGCACATCCGGCGGGGTGAGGCGGCGGCGCGGGCGGCCCGGCGGGCGCCGGCGGTGGTGCGTGGCGGTGCGGCGGGGCTGGGTGGCGGTCCGGTGCCGGCACATGCGCACAGCGACGCTCTGGCGGTGCTCCAGCAGGCGGTGCGGGACAAGGCGCTGGTCTGGGTCGGTTACGTCGACGCGCACGGGGCGACCGCGTCCCGCCTGGTGAAGCCGGTCTCGATCGGCGCCGG